From the Romeriopsis navalis LEGE 11480 genome, the window GCGTCATCGTGGCGAAAAGCACGTGATCGTTCTCCAAGATTTTCCGGACCCGGATGCCCTATCATCGGCCTGGGTCTATCGCCTGATTGCCTATCGCTACGAAATCCAGTGCGAGATTGCCTACGCCGGCACCCTCAGCCACCAAGAAAATATTGCCCTAGTCAAGCTCACGGGTATGCCCCTACAACGCTGGACCCCGCAGGTAATTAAAAAGAAAGATCTCTCGATCTATAGCGGGACGGTATTGATTGACAACCAAGGAACCACAAGTCACTTGATGCCGACCTTGCAGGAAGCCAATATCCCGATTCTAGCGATCATTGATCACCACAGTCTTCAGGATGAGTTAGATGCGGAATATGTCGATATTCGGACCCATACTCGCGCAACTGCCACAATTCTGACCCAGTATATCCAAGCGGGGCTCCTGAAGCTAGATAGCACCGTCAATGAGCATGTGAAATGTGCGACGGCGTTAATGCATGGCCTGCGATCTGATACCGGCTCATTGATGCAGGCCCAAGAAGAAGATTTTCTCGCCGCCGCCTTCCTCAGCCGATTCTATGATGCACAATTGTTAAATGCCATTTTGCAATCATCGCGATCGCGGCCAGTGATGGAAGTGATTGAGCGATCGTTGAAAAATCGGATTATTCAAAACAGCTTTTCGATCGCCGGGGTGGGCTATCTCCGCTACGACGATCGTGACGCAATTCCCCAGGCCGCAGATTTCCTCGTGACTGAGGAAAATGTCCACACCGCACTCGTCTACGGCATCGTCCATGATGAAGACGACGAAGTCGAAATTGTGGTCGGGTCACTCCGTACCAATAAAATCACCCTCGACCCGGATGAATTTATCAAAGAAGCCTTTGGCCATGATGCGCAAGGCCGTTTCTTTGGGGGTGGCCGCTCCCAAGCGGGGGGATTTGAAGTGCCGATCGAGTTTTTAGCGGGCTTTACCGAGAATAATGAGTACGCCCAAATGAAGTGGCGACTTTACGATGCACAGGTAAAACAAAAACTAT encodes:
- a CDS encoding DHH family phosphoesterase, whose product is MQLESSPATGSDTRPAGLSNLPITNHPPLQDDQTNAPVEYRRSAREVERVVLQQPKLEEFQQMLERHRGEKHVIVLQDFPDPDALSSAWVYRLIAYRYEIQCEIAYAGTLSHQENIALVKLTGMPLQRWTPQVIKKKDLSIYSGTVLIDNQGTTSHLMPTLQEANIPILAIIDHHSLQDELDAEYVDIRTHTRATATILTQYIQAGLLKLDSTVNEHVKCATALMHGLRSDTGSLMQAQEEDFLAAAFLSRFYDAQLLNAILQSSRSRPVMEVIERSLKNRIIQNSFSIAGVGYLRYDDRDAIPQAADFLVTEENVHTALVYGIVHDEDDEVEIVVGSLRTNKITLDPDEFIKEAFGHDAQGRFFGGGRSQAGGFEVPIEFLAGFTENNEYAQMKWRLYDAQVKQKLWRLINPDQNYPKGID